CCGAAAAGGCAAAATTGGCCAAACAGGAAATGAAGGAAGCCGAGCAAAAAGCCAAGGCCGACGCCAAAGAAGAAAAAGCCGAAGAAAAATCGGCCAAGGCAAGCAAGGCGGCCGCAAAGGATTCTGAAAAGAAGGCGTCAGCCAAAAAACCGGCCGTCAAAAAAGCCGCCAAGAAGAAATAACCACTGCCATTGCCACCATCGTTTGTGGCATGGCCAAACTTTCTTTAAGCCAATGGTTATTAGTTGATTGGCGGGCAGATGACGAATCGCTGGGTTGTTTTCTAAATATTTTTTTATCATATCCCTTATTTGCCCGGCATTAACGCCATCAGGCACGCAAAAATACTTATGGTCGCTTTCATCAACCACGCCCGCTATATATCCTTGCCCGACGCTTAGGTCGACAAAATCCGATTTATCGGCATTGATAAATTGCCATAAATCATTACCGGTGTAGAAGCTTGCCATCGCGAAAGATGGCATAAAAGCAAGAAGAATTAAAAATCTTCTCATATTGTCCCCTATTTTTTTTCGACTTAATTCTTAGCCTTATCGACCAATTTGTTTTTGGTTATCCATGGCATCATGGTGCGTAATTTTTCGCCAACGTCCTCTATCGGGTGGGCGGCCAAATTGCGGCGGATGGTTTTGAAACTGGTTTGATTGACCTTGTTTTCCAACATCCAATCGCGGGTGAATTTGCCGTCTTGAATTTCGGTCAATACTTTTTTCATTTCTTTTTTGGTTTCTTCGGTTATCAAACGCGGCCCGGTGACATAGGCACCATATTCGGCCGTGTTGGAAACGCTGTAAAACATATTGGCCAACCCGCCCTCGTAAACCAAATCAACAATCAACTTGACCTCGTGCAAACATTCAAAATAGGCCATTTCCGGCGCGTACCCGGCCTCGACCAATGTTTCAAACCCAGCGCGGATGAGCGACACCAAACCACCGCACAGCACGGTTTGTTCGCCGAATAAATCGGTTTCGCATTCCTCGCGGAATGATGTTTCGATAATACCAACCCGACCACCGCCAATCGCCGAGGCATAGGACAGGGCGAGTTCCTTCGCCCCAACATTGCCGGCTTGACCCTTTGCGCCGGCGTCTTGGTGCACCGCGACCAAACATGGCACACCTGCACCGCGTTTAAATTCGTTGCGCACCGTGTGGCCAGGCCCTTTCGGCGCGACCATCAGCACGTCGATATCTTTCGATGGTTCGATAAGATTAAAATGGATGTTAAGCCCATGGGCAAAAAACAACGCCGCGCCTTTTTTTATATTTGGCGCGATATCGTTGTTGAAAATATCGGCCTGTAATTCATCGGGCGCCAGCATCATGATAACATCGGCCCATTTTGCGGCCTCCGCCGGGGTGGCGCATTCCAAGCCTTCGGCCTCGGCCTTTTTACGGCTGGGTGAGTTGGCGCGTAGCGCGACTTTTATTTCCTTGACGCCAGAATCCTTTAAATTCAATGCGTGGGCGTGACCTTGCGAGCCATAGCCGACAATCGCCACTTTTTTCCCCTTAATGATATTGGGGTCGCAATCTTTATCGTAATAAACCTTCATGATTTTTTTCCTGGCCTTTTTATATCAAACCAAGGGAAAAAATCAAGCCAAATGAGCAGAAAGCGAAATTATTCTTTTGCACAAAATTGTGGAAAAGAATAACGCGCCGGCGTGCTTACTTTTTGGTAAAGTTCTTTGCCAGGTCGAGGAACAATTTTTTTTGTTCGTCGTCGTTGATTTTGTTATAGGCAACAATCAATTCCAACACATCTTTGCGTTTGAAGGGATCCTTGGCAAAACTTTCGTCGCTGGTCATGGTGCTTTCCGCTGATGTATCGCCGTCCTCGGCCGATGAATTGTCGGCCATGCCGCTCGCCTTTTTTGGAATCAAATCGACGAACAATTTTTTTATATCGCCGGTAATATCTTGGAAAAAGAAATCGATAGGGGTTTGCAAAATAAGCGACAATTCATAAAGCCGCGAACAGCCGATGCGGTTGCTACCACGTTCGTATTTTTGCACCTGTTGAAAACTGATACCGAGCAATTCGGCCAAGTCGGTTTGGGTTAAGCGCAACATTTTCCGTCTTAAACGGATGCGTTCGCCAACATGTTTGTCGATGGGGTGAGCGGATTCGTCATCGACAAGGTTGCCGATGGCCGCGAGTGATTTTTTTACCATGTTATACCTTCTAGAAAAACTTTGGTTGTTAATAAATTATTAAATAAACTACTATTTATTTTCCAAACCAACCCAACAGCATCCGCCCAAAAACTTGTAGCGATGATTTGTTTCCCGAAAACTCCAATTTCTGTATAGCAAATCGAATTTATTCTGTAAAGAATATTATTCAATAAAGAATAAAATATAGCGGTGAATAAAATTCTTATCCGAGGCGATTTTCGTTGATTTACTTGGATTTTTTTTATATTTTTCTACCCAGCTTAGTTGTCATTTAAAGCCAAAGTTGGGGATAAGCTGGTTGTCGTGGTGGCTTGCGATATTTTTTATTTTCTCCGATGCGCGGTGGATGATTTTCCGGCGCGTTTAAGGCAACCCCTTGCGGTGGGCAAAATCATTATTATTGCGAACAAGCGTCGGGGCAACCCCCAACTATAAGGCGGCCGTCAAAGGGGACGCAGGCGGGGCAGGTTGCTTTTTACCATGTCTTTTGCGGTATAATCGCGCAGGTAACCAGCATCTGCTTGAAAAACCGCAATAAATCCAATATAATGGTTCTATCATTAGCAATTCCATTGGTCGGCGCGTCAGTGCCACCAGAAAATATCAAAACAAACTTTTTTTTATTACCTTATGCCCAAACTTCGTTCCCACACCACCACCCACGGGCGTAACATGGCGGGGGCGCGTGGATTGTGGCGTGCCACGGGGATGAAAGACGGCGATTTTGGCAAACCGATTATTGCAGTTGTTAATTCATTCACGCAATTTGTGCCAGGCCACGTGCATTTGAAAGATTTGGGCCAGATGGTGGCGCGTGAAATTGAAAAACACGGCGGCGTTGCCAAGGAATTTAACACCATCGCGGTCGATGACGGCATTGCCATGGGGCACGATGGCATGCTCTATAGCCTGCCATCGCGCGAATTAATTGCCGATTCGGTCGAATACATGGTCAATGCCCACTGCGCCGACGCGATGGTTTGTATTTCCAATTGCGATAAAATTACCCCCGGCATGTTGATGGCGGCGATGCGGATTAACATACCGGTGATTTTTGTCTCGGGCGGCCCGATGGAGGCCGGCAAGGTCAATTGGAATAAAACCACCGGGCATTTGGCCAAAAATGGCGATGGCACGGTGCGCAAGGTCGATTTGGTCGATGCGATAGTCGAGGCCACCAATAGCAATTTGTCGGATGATGAGGTAACGGCCATCGAACGTTCGGCCTGCCCCACCTGTGGCAGTTGTTCGGGCATGTTCACCGCCAACAGCATGAATTGCCTGACCGAGGCCTTGGGGCTTTCCCTCCCGGGTAATGGCTCTCTGCTGGCGACCCACGCCCTGCGCAAAAAATTATTTTTGTCTGCGGGGAAAAGAATCGTCGAATTATGCACTGAGTATTATCAAAAAGAAAACAGCAATGTTCTGCCGAGGGCGATTGCCAATTTTGAGGCATTTGAAAATGCCATGGCGTTGGATATTGCGATGGGTGGTTCGACCAACACGGTGCTCCACCTGTTGGCCATTGCGCGCGAGGCCGAATGTAATTTCACGATGCAGGATATCGACCGCCTGTCAAAAAAAATTCCAACCATTTGTAAGGTCTCGCCGGCGACTGCGCTTTACCATATGGAGGATGTGCACCGCGCCGGCGGCATTATGGGTATTTTGGGTGAACTGAATCGCGGCGGGCTTATCCATAATTATTTGCCGACCGTCCATAGCAAGAGCCTGCAGGAGGCGTTGCACCATTGGGATATTATGGAGAGCAACCAACCCGAGGTGTTGGAATTTTACGCCGCCGCGCCGGGCGGGGTGCGAACCACCGAGGCCTTTTCACAAAACCGCCAATACCCCGAATTGGACAAAGACCGCAAAAATGGTTGCATCCGCACGGTCGAGAATGCCTATAACAAAGACGGCGGGCTGGCGGTGCTTTATGGCAACCTTGCCCCCGAGGGATCGATTGTCAAAACCGCCGGCGTCGATGAACATATTTTAACCTTTCGCGGGCCGGCAAAAATTTATGAAAGCCAGGATTCGGCCTGCAAGGCGATTTTGAACAAAGACATTGTTGCCGGCGATGTGGTGGTTATCCGTTACGAGGGGCCAAAGGGTGGCCCGGGCATGCAGGAAATGCTTTACCCGACCAGTTATTTGAAATCGATGGGGTTGGGCAAGGCCTGCGCGTTGGTAACCGACGGGCGGTTTTCGGGCGGCACGTCCGGCCTTTCCATCGGCCATGTCTCGCCCGAGGCGGCGGCCGGCGGTTTGTTGGCATTGGTCGAAACCGGTGATGAGATTGTGATAGATATTCCCAAAAGACAGATGACCCTTAATGTGCCGGCCGAAGAAATTGAAAAAAGAAAAATGGCGGAGAAGCAACGTGGTCGCGCCGCCTTCACCCCGCGCGAACAACGGGTGCGGAAGGTATCGCCGGCGTTACGCGCCTACGCCGCCATGACAACATCGGCCGCGACCGGCGCGGTGCGCGATGTGGCACTGGTGGAATGATTTTTTAGAATATAGTAGGGACGTAATTATTGACAAACCATAGCATGAAAATTGCTTAAGGAAGCATAAAGAATCATGACCGACAAAACCGATATGACGATAGATTACGACGCGATTGTGACCGGGCAGTTGCGCGCGGTTATTCCCGCGGTGTTATCAAAATTGTTGGCGCAAAACCCGGGCGCGACCGAAATCCCAAGCCCGCACCATTTTTATATTACTTTTTCAACCACGGCCAAGGGGGTTGTCGTGCCGTCTTACCTAAAAAATCAATACCCCGAAGAAATGACCATCGTGCTACAATATCAATTTTGGAATCTGACGGTGCGCGAATCCGATTTTTCGGTGGTGTTAAGTTTTGGCAAAACGCCGGCCGCCATCACCATACCATATGATGCTATCATTCAATTTTCTGACCCGGCGGTTAATTTTATGTTGCGGTTTGACGACCGCGAGGATAAATCGCCGCGTGACAACAAAGACGACGACAATGTGCAATTATTAACCAGCGTCGCCCCCGAACAATCGAATGACAAATTCGTCGACGACAAAAGGCAAAATCGACTGGAGCCGGAAAAAGAAAACGACAAAGAAAAAAGCAACGTCGTATCGTTGGCGGCATTCCGCGAACAACAAGAAAAATAAAAATGTCCAATGTTCTTGACCTGCATTGCCGACCGTTTGACGGCGTGCCCTTAACCAAATTGGATTTGCCGGCACCGAGCGTCGAACAATTTCGCGGCGAGGATATGTTGTTGGTGGCGGAGGATACGTTATCGCAACTGGCGAAGCGTGCCTTTCACGATATGAATTTTTTTGTGCGCGACGGGCATCTGTCCCTGCTGGCCGATATTTTAAAAGACAACGAGGCCAGCCCGAATGATAAATATGTCGCGTTGGAGCTTTTAAAAAATTACAACATTGCGTCGGGCGGCATTTTCCCGATGTGCCAAGACACTGGCACCGCCATTGTGATTGGCAACAAGGGGCGACGTATCATGACCACCGGCAATAAATTTGGCGGCGATGACCGCGAGGCGGTGGCCAAGGGAATTTTTGATTGTTACCAGGAATATAATTTGCGTTATTCGCAGATGTCGCCATTGCAAAGTTTTAAAGAGGTTAACACCAAAAATAACTTGCCGGCGCAAATCGAGATTGCGGCCGATGGGCCGGCGGGTAATTACGAATTTTTGTTCATTGCCAAGGGCGGCGGGTCGGCCAACAAAACTTTTTTTTATCAACCGCCGCCGTCGTTGCTTGATGAAGAAAAGCTATTGGCATTTATCACCGCCAAATTGCGTGAGCTGGGCACATCGGCCTGCCCGCCCTATCACCTGGCGGTGGTGATTGGTGGCACCTCGGCCGAGATGGCGGTCAAGGCGGTGAAGTTGGCGTCATGCCGTTATCTTGATAATTTGCCGACCCATGGCGGCGATGACGCGCGGCCATTTCGCGACAAGGATTTGGAGGAAAAAGTTTTTAAGATAACGCAAGGCCTAGGGATAGGCGCGCAATTTGGTGGCAAGTATTTTTGTGTCGAGGCGCGGGTCATACGCCTGCCACGGCATGGCGCGTCTTTGCCGATTGCGCTAGCGGTTAGCTGTTCGGCCGACCGCCAGGCCTTGGCGCGCATCGACCGCGACGGCGTGTGGTTGGAGGAGTTATGCAAGGACCCGGCGAAATTTTTACCCCATGTCGATGAAAATAAATTGTTGGATAGGGCGGTTGAGATTAACCTTAACCAGCCGATGGAAAAAATCTTGAGCGACCTGCGGCAATGTTCGGTGAAGACGCGGGTCAGCTTAAGCGGCACGATAGTGGTGGCGCGCGATTTGGCGCATCAAAAATTATTGGCGCGGTTGAAAGAAACCGGCAAACTGCCCGATTATTTAAAAGACCACCCGATTTATTACGCCGGGCCGGCAAAAACGCCCGAGGGGTTTGCCTCGGGGTCGTTTGGCCCGACAACCGCCGGGCGGATGGATGGGTATGTCGAGGAATTTCAAAAACACGGTGCGTCGTTGGTGATGTTGGCCAAGGGCAACCGGTCGAAGGTTGTCGCCCAGGCTTGCAAAAAATATGGTGGTTTTTATTTGGGGTCTATCGGCGGGCCGGCCGCCAAGTTGGGGCGCGATTGCATCACCAAGGTCGAGGTTATCGATTACGAAGAATTCGGGATGGAGGCGGTGCGAAAAATCACGGTGAAAAATTTACCGGCGTTTGTTGTCATCGACCATCAGGGGCATGATTTTTACGACGGCCTGACCACCGAATAAATTTTGCGATTATTTTTTTTCTTATGAGCGGCAAGATACCCTTTATCAAAATGCACGGCCTGGGCAATGATTTTGTTCTGCTGGATGCGCGGCGCGATGCGGGGTTGGCCACGTTGTCGCCGGCGGTGCTGGCGCATATCGGCGACCGCCACCGCGGCATTGGGTGCGACCAAATTGTTATTTTAAAAAATCCTAAAGATGAAAAAGCCGACGTGACGATGGTGATTGCCAACAGCGATGGGTCGTTTGCCGAAACCTGCGGCAATGCGGCGCGTTGCGTGGCGCAATTTATCGCCAAGGAAAAAAATAAAAAAAATATTACCATCGACAGCAACGGCGTTGTTTTGCCGGCG
This genomic stretch from Hydrotalea sp. harbors:
- a CDS encoding Rap1a/Tai family immunity protein codes for the protein MPSFAMASFYTGNDLWQFINADKSDFVDLSVGQGYIAGVVDESDHKYFCVPDGVNAGQIRDMIKKYLENNPAIRHLPANQLITIGLKKVWPCHKRWWQWQWLFLLGGFFDGRFFG
- the ilvC gene encoding ketol-acid reductoisomerase, with protein sequence MKVYYDKDCDPNIIKGKKVAIVGYGSQGHAHALNLKDSGVKEIKVALRANSPSRKKAEAEGLECATPAEAAKWADVIMMLAPDELQADIFNNDIAPNIKKGAALFFAHGLNIHFNLIEPSKDIDVLMVAPKGPGHTVRNEFKRGAGVPCLVAVHQDAGAKGQAGNVGAKELALSYASAIGGGRVGIIETSFREECETDLFGEQTVLCGGLVSLIRAGFETLVEAGYAPEMAYFECLHEVKLIVDLVYEGGLANMFYSVSNTAEYGAYVTGPRLITEETKKEMKKVLTEIQDGKFTRDWMLENKVNQTSFKTIRRNLAAHPIEDVGEKLRTMMPWITKNKLVDKAKN
- a CDS encoding helix-turn-helix transcriptional regulator, which produces MVKKSLAAIGNLVDDESAHPIDKHVGERIRLRRKMLRLTQTDLAELLGISFQQVQKYERGSNRIGCSRLYELSLILQTPIDFFFQDITGDIKKLFVDLIPKKASGMADNSSAEDGDTSAESTMTSDESFAKDPFKRKDVLELIVAYNKINDDEQKKLFLDLAKNFTKK
- the ilvD gene encoding dihydroxy-acid dehydratase, with the protein product MPKLRSHTTTHGRNMAGARGLWRATGMKDGDFGKPIIAVVNSFTQFVPGHVHLKDLGQMVAREIEKHGGVAKEFNTIAVDDGIAMGHDGMLYSLPSRELIADSVEYMVNAHCADAMVCISNCDKITPGMLMAAMRINIPVIFVSGGPMEAGKVNWNKTTGHLAKNGDGTVRKVDLVDAIVEATNSNLSDDEVTAIERSACPTCGSCSGMFTANSMNCLTEALGLSLPGNGSLLATHALRKKLFLSAGKRIVELCTEYYQKENSNVLPRAIANFEAFENAMALDIAMGGSTNTVLHLLAIAREAECNFTMQDIDRLSKKIPTICKVSPATALYHMEDVHRAGGIMGILGELNRGGLIHNYLPTVHSKSLQEALHHWDIMESNQPEVLEFYAAAPGGVRTTEAFSQNRQYPELDKDRKNGCIRTVENAYNKDGGLAVLYGNLAPEGSIVKTAGVDEHILTFRGPAKIYESQDSACKAILNKDIVAGDVVVIRYEGPKGGPGMQEMLYPTSYLKSMGLGKACALVTDGRFSGGTSGLSIGHVSPEAAAGGLLALVETGDEIVIDIPKRQMTLNVPAEEIEKRKMAEKQRGRAAFTPREQRVRKVSPALRAYAAMTTSAATGAVRDVALVE
- a CDS encoding ClpXP protease specificity-enhancing factor SspB, translated to MTDKTDMTIDYDAIVTGQLRAVIPAVLSKLLAQNPGATEIPSPHHFYITFSTTAKGVVVPSYLKNQYPEEMTIVLQYQFWNLTVRESDFSVVLSFGKTPAAITIPYDAIIQFSDPAVNFMLRFDDREDKSPRDNKDDDNVQLLTSVAPEQSNDKFVDDKRQNRLEPEKENDKEKSNVVSLAAFREQQEK
- a CDS encoding FumA C-terminus/TtdB family hydratase beta subunit, encoding MSNVLDLHCRPFDGVPLTKLDLPAPSVEQFRGEDMLLVAEDTLSQLAKRAFHDMNFFVRDGHLSLLADILKDNEASPNDKYVALELLKNYNIASGGIFPMCQDTGTAIVIGNKGRRIMTTGNKFGGDDREAVAKGIFDCYQEYNLRYSQMSPLQSFKEVNTKNNLPAQIEIAADGPAGNYEFLFIAKGGGSANKTFFYQPPPSLLDEEKLLAFITAKLRELGTSACPPYHLAVVIGGTSAEMAVKAVKLASCRYLDNLPTHGGDDARPFRDKDLEEKVFKITQGLGIGAQFGGKYFCVEARVIRLPRHGASLPIALAVSCSADRQALARIDRDGVWLEELCKDPAKFLPHVDENKLLDRAVEINLNQPMEKILSDLRQCSVKTRVSLSGTIVVARDLAHQKLLARLKETGKLPDYLKDHPIYYAGPAKTPEGFASGSFGPTTAGRMDGYVEEFQKHGASLVMLAKGNRSKVVAQACKKYGGFYLGSIGGPAAKLGRDCITKVEVIDYEEFGMEAVRKITVKNLPAFVVIDHQGHDFYDGLTTE